ATCAGATCAACATGCTCTATGGCACCATTACTGAATTCTGCACTGAGGCCAGCTGCTCTGTTATGTCTGCAGGGCCCAGGTAAAGTTTTGTTTTTGACTCTTGAGTGCCTTGATACAAAAAACTTTTGCTGTttcataatattatttatttaggcaaaaataaatatgtaagaGAATTGTGTCCAAACACCCCAAAGTTGTGTATTATGTTTCAACAGGTATGAGTATCACTGGGCTGATGGCACCAATATAAAGAAACCAATCAAATGTTCTGCTCCAAAATACATCGACTATCTGATGACTTGGGTTCAAGATCAGTTGGATGATGAAACCATCTTCCCTTCAAAGATTGGTTTGCATTGTTTTCATTCTGATGGAGTTTTGTAGGAAGGATGATTATTGCTTACACATaataagacaagacaaccatgttcagatttatgtcagacacagatggaatttttAATCTATCTgtgtggtgaacacacacacacacacacacacacacacacacacacacacaagtgagcAAACGCACACAGCCATTGCTGCgatgcccagggagcagagagggtgaagggccttgcttacgGGCCcaacagcttgccgagcccaggcaTCAAACCAACAAATTAATAGCCTGGAGCCGAGCCATATGAACCTTGATATCTGAATATCAATGttcatttttgtaaataatttattttaaaaaaggtaaaCTGTCATTCTTTGCATGGAAAGTGACATTCTAAGCCTTTTTCCATTTTGTTTTTGACCAGTATGGTTTATAAACTCATGAAAATCAGACATCCATTAGTCTGTGATGGTTTGCGGTGCCAACCACCCTTGGATCAGATGAGGTTTGAAATaagttgtggcatggactgtattaggcaACAGAAGGTGTTCATTTTAGAGATTACCTGGTCCCCAGTGGCgcctcaaaaaaacaaaacaaaaaaaaaaacatgcacccACCATAGGGGGCATTGTCCAACAGCCATGAAATCTGTTGTTTGCATTTATctgtaattacattaatttgTTGGTCCATTGTGCAGTACAATACACCCACATGCATATTGTGATAAAATGTTTCCCCCCTCCATTCCAGGTGTGCCTTTCCCAAAAAACTTCATGTCAGTGGCAAAGACCATTCTGAAACGCCTGTTCAGAGTCTATGCTCATATTTACCACCAGCACTTTGATTCTGTCATGCAGCTGCAGGAAGAGGCTCATCTCAACACTTCCTTCAAACATTTCATCTTCTTTGTGCAGGTGAGATGATGGCGTTCATAAGCATCTGAATGGGTGACATTCAATCAATTTTTTGCAAAAGGTAAAAGTTAATCATTTTAAGTATGTCAAACAAAAATCATGACTGGTCAATGTCTCTTAATGTTAGGAATTTAACCTGATTGACCGCAGAGAGCTGGCTCCCCTGCAGGACCTTATTGACAAGCTGGGCACCAAGGACAGATAAAAACCCATCACTGAATCATCCATTAGTGCCTTCAAGCACTTTTGTCAACCATCAGTTTTGTCTttattccttttcttttttttttctttttttcccttttggggggtgggggcagTGCATTATGTCTCATCTTGGTGTCTTAAACGTTCTCACTGAGCTCACAGAGGATATTTTAATGCTACAATCAGTACACTTTAAGAGTAAAGTTTCTTTATATTGGCTAAAAAAGATTTTTAGAATTGTTAAGTAATTGAGacattgtttatatatgtgtgtgtgtgtgtatgtatgtatgtgtgtgtgtgtgtgtgtgtatatgtatatatatacatatatatatatatatatatacacacacacacacacacatatatgtttaCACAATTAAATGTCTTGATAGTATTCATATACTGAATGTACATTTACTGCTTTTGTTGATCTTTACTGTTTGGGCGCCTCGTGAGCGATATTTGATGACCATGTGTGGATGAAGATAAGTTTAGAAATATTTTTTGAAACTCCGCCCATTTTTTGTATTAATACATGATCAATTTCATACAAGCGACCTTTTTATATTGCTTCAGTTTTTAAATTGTAATGAAGTTGTTTTAATGTCAAAAACTGATATTAACTGTGATTGCACATTTCACTGTAAGTACAGATTATTGCTAGTCTGTAAAATACTTAGTACTCAGTAGACACACaattttatttgaataaaattGATATTTTGCTCTTAGGTCAATGTTTCCTTGAATGTTCGAATATTATACTCATACTCAGTACTTCATTTTCATATCAGTTACAGTCTACTTATTTTCCTCGCATTAAAGTAGTTTTTAGTTTGCCCTGCCTCATATATCACCAGTGGCTGGTGTTTGcacactttttgtttttgttttctttttgttttgtcattTTGACAGAACCAAAGTATTGTGTATTAATGCAAAAATGCTATATAGAATGCAGTTGTTTCTTCAAGATTAGATGTCAAAATTGTATTTATGTTGGTTATTTCAATTTACTCTGCTTATATCATTACTGTATTTGCAGTTCCTGCAAACCCAGCTGTGTACTCTAGGCCAgtggaaaaacagttttaaatTTTAGGATCAGCTTTATTTGTGTCAGTATCGCAAGGCCGCAAAGGTTTTAATACAGTTAAATTGTTCTAAATGTATATGCTGTTATGGTAGCATACATGTCAAGTTTGAGAGTAAGTAAACATAGAAGGTGTATGGTTTCAAAAAGGGCTAAAATGTACTGTTTGGCTCCAATGCCTAGTTATATTTTTATACAGGGAACATCTTTCCCTTTTTGTATCCGTCTTTAAGTGCTGGACAgctttacatgctttttttctgttgGCTTACATTGTCTGAAATGATTAAATCTAGCCAGGGCTTTTGTTCTAAAGCATTTTAGTATTAAAATATTCTTAATTGGTGTTCAGTGTAATGCTCACTCTGTCATCAGAGTGATGCTTTTGGAAAACCCAGCCCGGTTTGATATTTAAGGAACATTTTGCCACGATCAGGACTTtttgaattatatataaataaagaaggaTAAGCTAGCATAGCATCAAATTCAGCAATGAACTAATGCAAGTTTTCTGGGttattttccattttatttaGCAATTTAACAAAGTAATTCATGTTCTTATCTTCTAGTACTTGAACTGGTAACAGATTGCATTTAATCTGGAACTAAATATGAGCCGAACTTTGTGCCTTAAGTATCAATGTaccttctttttcattttttcatgcAGTTGTTAAATAAAGTGCTTTCTTGCACTCTTTCGCTGCTTATTGTCTTTGTAAAATACTACAGTGCGCAAAAGGGGATGTTTTCCTTCCACATTGCATTACTCTGAAATCAGATATTGACTTCGAAAATGTTGCCGAAAATGCGCCCCCTGTAGGCAATTCCGTGCTTTTCCTGAATTGTGTTGATAGGTGGTTCTGGAATGGCTGCTAGGTTGCAGTTAGAATCTACAAATATTGCATgttttgttttagatcattcagtttcagtaataAATAACATCTTCCACTATAATACTATTTTCCACGTAATTCTACAGTGTTTTCTACTGTATTGTCATGGGCAGTACTGTTTAGACTTTGAATGCATTTTGAAACGATTGACGATTAGCTACTAAATTTTATAGCTACATTTATACAGATGCATGTTTAATTTATCTGTAGGTCATGTATAGTTGCTGAATGAAGGAAGGGCTGAAACATTCTTGCAGGCCCCACTTTTTAGTTGGCTTTCCTTCGCTTACACATAGATAGCTACACTGGTGCCTGAGTATACTTCATAGACGCTAGGGCAAACAGCGTCCTCGGGATGTTTTTGTAACGGTGTTCCATAGTAACATACACCTCAAACGTACGTCTCTacataagagcgtcagctaaatgtcatGAATGTAAATCTAGTATAAATGGTActgtgcttttattttgaaggtaAAATCCAGTGTGCTGCCGTATCCACCCAAATTCGGAACCCCTTTGCTTCCGGTGCGACCTTATTGTATGACACGGCCAACCAGGGTACATATTTATATGCCCGACTCCGGATAGTGAAATAATACCAGGGACCCTGACACAAACATCCAGTGATTATACGTTTCTAGGTTTCTGGTAgtttcagtagtagtaatagagtAGTAATTTGCTCGTTTATTCGTGCTATGCACCTTTTATATTTTCAACATAGCGAAATAATTTCGTTTTACTTCCGACTTCACTTTTAATGAAGTTGCATATCTAATACTATCAACACTTCAATTTCAGGAGAAGCATTGGAAATTTTTCTACGTATTATTTAAACCTCTCTGTTGCCCTATGTTACGCAATGatggctgtatatatatatatatatatatatatatatatatatatatatatatatatacacacacacacacacacaaacctgtgTACATGTATTTATGTCTATGCGAGTATTTATGTCTATACAGTACGAGCCGGTATGATTTTAAATCAGGCACACACAAAAGGGTCCTCAGGTTGTTGGCTGGGGTTGGAGTAGGGCTGCACGTGACCTCCAAAGCGACTGCCATGCGACTTCTGTTATGATCCATGAGACTGGCGGTGTATCCCAGCGCAGAATGTAGATGAATGTAGAATGTAAAATTGTACTCTTTGCGGAATCAACTTCAAACAGTAGCTTTTAGTTCTATATACATTTAATGACCCTACGTAAAATGTGTTTCTTGTTAAGCTAATGTTTCCTGTTTGTCACGGATCAAGGGAAGGGATATAAACGTCTGCAGTGTTATCATGCGTTTTAATACTGTAACAGTGACACTGCATCTGACAAGACGTTTGCTTTCGAACTCGTCCCAGTGTCATGTGATGCACCAAATGGCTGGAATCAGCCATGTGAAGAGGGTTTCTATTGAAGGTAACATAGGTAGGTACTtttaatttctttgcattacaAATATATTAGTGCTGCTAATTTTAAACTATTAATTTTAAAAGATCCACTGTCAACAGTTGcttctgtatttttttctttccttccccTTTCCCTGTCCTACGTTTTGGAAACTCAAGCGGTTGGGAAGTCTACTTTTGCAAAGTTATTGAAGAATGCAGGGCAAAACTGGGAAGTCATACCTGAACCTGTCAGCAAGTGGCAGAATATTGAGGCGGCAACCTCGCAAGTAAGAATCTTAACTAGAAATGCCTCCCATGATGCATAAGCAGAGGCTGCAAAAACTTGATCAGATGTGTTGAAAATGAGGCCAATAATCTTTATTGAATGCACATGTGTAGATATTTTAATTGTGTTTAGGTAGGCGTTTAAAGACTTTTATTCACAAAACGTATTATTACATTGCCATTGTTCCAAAATTTTATCCATGCAGCCAGTGCGATCTCCCCAGCAAACGGCCAGTAACCTGCTAAAGATGATGTACCAAGACCCCAAGCGCTGGTCCTACACCTTCCAGACATTCTCTTGCATGAGCCGTTTGCGTACCCAGCTGCAGCCTCCACCCGCCAGTTTACTGCAATCCACAGAGACTGCTGTGCAGGTGTATGAACGCTCCATCTATAGCGACAGGTGATTGCACAGAAAGGGTTCAATGCTCTGGAGTAAGGGCTGCATGGTACTGACAAAATATCAAATGATTATATTGGTGCATAATTTGGTTTACAGTTTACTTGCGTTACAATATTTCTTAGCCTAAATAGTTTTACTGAGAAGCTTTAATGGAAAATTGCAGACTTTGGCATTGCTTCTATTTAAAACATATACAAGAAGGGGGAAGatgagctttcctcagtctcAGTCTCCTCAGGAAGTAGAGGTGGCCCTCTTGGCTATGGAGCCGATGTGAGGTTCTTTGCGATGTGGACACAGAGGAATTTGGTGCTCCTGACTATTTCCACAACAGACCTGTCTACCAGCTGTTCTGCACATTCTCTGAGCACTCTACCGATCCTGAGAATGTGATCCGATCCTGAGGATTTTTGTTGGTTAACTCTGTGTAGAGTTCTCCGCACATCAGCTGTAGACAGACACGATACCTGGTCATCCTGTCACAGGTCCTCCGCAGCATGCGCATCTCAGCAGTCACCTATAGAGACCTGAAGCAGTTGGCAGAAGATGAGTGGCCTGAAATTCCAGTTATGGTTACATAAAGGGATTAATTTCAGTTATTGTTTACAAAGAGAAGAATAGTTAATgctaccaaatattaagttgtGTGCCACTTGTTTTGTCCAGTCCTTCTCTGTGTGGAATGAGACCagattttatttctgttttctgtgtgtTGGTCCAATACAAGCAAAATGCACcctggcctcactaacgctcttgtcgttgAATACAATACACTttcccagcaatgctccacaatgtaTTTAGTATATTTCTTGTGCAGCTGTGGAAACATTCCCATGTATTATTGAGTATTAATCACTAAGAGTGTGTATTCACTATTGTTTTTCAAATGCCAAACAAACCATCCAGAAATGATGAtgggaggaagagaaggaaggaTTTGCAATACTTTGCAACAcccttttttattaaataattaaccaAATCATGTTGATATATGCCAATATTATGTATTGTAATTGCTTTAATCAGCTAGTCATTTACTGCTTTTACTGTAATTTAATTTACTTCTGCTTAATCATATTTGTTCTTGTTTCAGGTACATTTTTGCTCAGAATATGTTTGAGCTGGACTGTATAAATTCAACAGAATGGACTGTGTATCAGGACTGGCACTCCTTTCTCGTTGAGCAGTTTGGTCCTAAGGTACATCTGGAAGGGATCATCTACCTCAGAGCACCTCCACAGGTGTGATGGTACTCTCATCAATGCAAATCAGGATACACATGCAAATGCAGTCCTAGTCTCCAGTAAAAAATGTTTCATGTCAGTCATATTCCATTTTCCTGAACACATCTTATGTTGCCACAATAAAACcaaaaaaccaaaccaaacaagAATTTGGCCTGCCGCCTTCAAcacatctgtgcagtgaacaaaCACTAGTGAGCATTGGTACCTGAAGCAGTGGGCAGCCCAAAGAGCATTTGGGTGTTCAATGCCTTGCTCAAGTTCATTTCAGTCATGCCTTATTGGTTCAGAGGATCAAATTGACGACCTTCATGTCAGGCCATGGCTGCCCTAAAATCAAATCAAGTATGCATGATCTAGGCTCAGAATATTTTGTTAATACACCAATGTTCGTCAAAAGAATTCTTTCAGACTTGTCTTGTGAATTCCACATTAGATTCAAATCTGTGATTTTGTCCATAGACCTGCTTGGACAGGCTGGGCTGTCGAGGTAGGGAGGAAGAGCAAGGCTTGCAGTTGGACTACCTTGATACACTGCATATGCAGCATGACAACTGGCTTATTAACAAATCCACAGAGTGAGTATTCCTACTTTTTATGAACTGCTAAAAAGTGTTTGTTTAGTCAAAAATTAAATGCACAGTTTTCCACTAACCCCCAAATGTTGATCAGCCAGAATGTGTTTGGTGCTGAATATCTATTGGCAATTTGTAGTCACCCTTAAAGTTTATTTAATCTTCTTAATTAATTTGTTTGTGTTTCAAGTTAATAAATGCACAGATATATTATTTTACAATCTATATTGTATGAATAatatgtgtatgtacattttatttatttatttatttgtttatttttaacttCACTGCAGAATTCATTTTGATCACTTGAAGAATCTTCCAGTGTTGGTATTGGATGCTAGTCTGGAGTTTGAGAAAGATCCTGAGGTTCAGACGAGACTTATTAAAGAGGTAAAGTATGTGGGGGTGGGTGATAtgccaaaaaatatatatcatgtCATGTAACTTTAAAAGGCTCTGGTAATCAAGGTGTTTTTGGCTAAATATTTTGCCAAATCTGTTGTTCTTGGTCAGTAGTGTTTTATTACTGCTGCAACACTCCCCTGGATATTTCCTCCCAGTCAATTTCCAATGGTGGGATCTTCAGCACTATACTTATCCAATGCAAGCAAGGCCCTGATGTTTGGGTTCTTTTTTTGTAAGTTCTTAGTTGTACAGCCTCAGACTTTCAAAAAGCATAGTAAAAAAGAatagttaataaaaataatagtaacaaAAAATGTTATGTTTTCTTTCTAGAACATTTGACACTTATTGTTGCTTTATTAGACAGAAAGTTCCTGAagtataaataaacataataagaATAATAGAAATAGCGTCCTAAAGtattaaaataacattaaccTTATTACAGGTAATAGCGGTAGAATTGTAGTGTGGAAGAAGCATGCATTAGTTAACAGATGGACCTTAAAGGGACCTTATTTTTTAACATTCTGCACTATTTATGCTGAGATgcaaatttgttactctgccCTTGATTGTTTTTTTCCATCAAAATTCCATCAAATCAGGGAATACATCTTACTTTGGGATAATTACAAAAGTAAGGTACTATTCCCTTCTACCATGTTAAATAGCCGAAACAGCATGTCATAGTTTGcaggttagtttttttttttaaagttaatgAATAAAAAGGTGTTACAGGTCTCAGGTGTTACAGTCTTCATGTGAAACCACACAATGGCAAAGGCTGCCAATAAACTGACAAATTGTTTTTGCAGAATAAGACATGTCACGACATTAGTGGAAtccaataaaactgaagaacaAAGTATTAGGGCCATTCCACCGAATGGGTGTTGTAACTCTTTAAAATTAAACTTAATTTTGTATCTTTTTTAAACACTGAATCTAACACCACATATATTTAactattcaaaatatgtattgGTCAATCACAGGCcgtttttttttacaaggttTCTAAGCCAAGATGGTTACATTTTTCTCAGTCCTGTTACCAAAACTGATGTGACATTTAAAAAGAATGTTTAAAAGTATGTCAACTAATTCCTCTGATTTTCCCCTCatgaaagtgtttttttaaagaaatggttGACGTCATGTTCAAATAATTGATATTTATGACTAAAAAATCACTATAAATGcatgttgtatttttttaaaagatgcaATGGCATTTTTATCTTTTCAAGAAGACCCAAACCTGAAATTGATGTAATTTCAtgtaatttaataaacaaatggATAAATGATAGAACAAACATAATTGGAAAAAGTGGTTTATCTTAatttttgggttttgtttttttttttttcaaaaaataaTCAAGTAACAGCAATTAACATGaacgtttgttttttttcaacaGAATCTTTTTTCAAAAgattcttttgttttgtttttttccatcttCTTCTCTGCCCTTGATTTATGTTGCCTAAAACACACATGTGCATCACATTAAGTAACACATTGAAGTTGTTAAAATGAACTGTTACATTATCTCTGTGACTTGATTAGCAGAATTTTATTGGAGTAAACTAgaaatttgcaaaaaaaaaaaacttacaattttttttttttaataatattcacactaataaatcaataaaccaGATGACTCTACTCACTCCTGTTACTGGCACTCATATAAAGAGTAACAGGACTGGAAGTGACAGGACTGAGTTTTTAGCATAGAACATAAAATATATCTACATGGCACCTATGCTAATACCATGATGACTCTGAGCACATGATGGTGATTGTTCcaaagtgtgtgttttaaaaataaacctATATCATCTAAGAATTAATTTAGGCAACAGGACAGAATGTTGAGATTGACCTCCTCCAGTCATAGTTACATCAAATATGATCAGATCAAATATACAGAACAAAAAAGGGGGGATCTTACTTTTGGTCTTCCCATGGTCTGATGCAACTTCCTGTTGAACATGTGACTTGTGCAATGTTCCAATTTTTTTAGATGGGATAATATGTTATGGTAACAGGACTGAGTGTAAACCTAGGGACATAActaaaatgtgtattttaacTTAATTAGTGTGGATTTTTTTATGAGAAAGATATTTTTAAAGCACAGATGGGATTTTAGATGTGATTTGTCACACaacaataatttttttaaaaagcgcAAGAGAACTGGTAAAAGCTGTAATAAGACGTGGAGGCTTTACGTTACATGCATGTTCCCT
This Salminus brasiliensis chromosome 20, fSalBra1.hap2, whole genome shotgun sequence DNA region includes the following protein-coding sequences:
- the dguok gene encoding deoxyguanosine kinase, mitochondrial gives rise to the protein MRFNTVTVTLHLTRRLLSNSSQCHVMHQMAGISHVKRVSIEGNIAVGKSTFAKLLKNAGQNWEVIPEPVSKWQNIEAATSQPVRSPQQTASNLLKMMYQDPKRWSYTFQTFSCMSRLRTQLQPPPASLLQSTETAVQVYERSIYSDRYIFAQNMFELDCINSTEWTVYQDWHSFLVEQFGPKVHLEGIIYLRAPPQTCLDRLGCRGREEEQGLQLDYLDTLHMQHDNWLINKSTEIHFDHLKNLPVLVLDASLEFEKDPEVQTRLIKEVTAFFNGL
- the mob1a gene encoding MOB kinase activator 1A; translation: MSFLFGSRSSKTFKPKKNIPEGSHQYELLKHAEATLGSGNLRAAVMLPEGEDLNEWIAVNTVDFFNQINMLYGTITEFCTEASCSVMSAGPRYEYHWADGTNIKKPIKCSAPKYIDYLMTWVQDQLDDETIFPSKIGVPFPKNFMSVAKTILKRLFRVYAHIYHQHFDSVMQLQEEAHLNTSFKHFIFFVQEFNLIDRRELAPLQDLIDKLGTKDR